The Sporichthyaceae bacterium region ATCCAGTTGTAGAAGTGCTGGTTGACCGCGCGGGACTGCGACTCCCGGTCGGTCAGCTTGACGAACTCCAGCAGACCGATCACGAACGAGCCGAACACGCTGGCGCAGCCGAGCAGGTGGGCCCGGGAGTCACCGCGCTTGCCACAGCAGAGCAGGATCGCCGCGCTGAACAGCGGGAAGGCGATCATCAGCCAGGTCGCCGAGAAGATCCCGGTCGCGTTGGTCACCTGCTCACTTGCCAGATTCATCGCTCGCCCTCAGTACTTCAGCAGGTTCGCGTCGTCGACCGAGGCCGAGCGTCGGGTCCGGAAGATGGTCACGATGATGGCCAGACCGACCACCACCTCCGCGGCGGCGACCACCATCACGAAGAACGCGATGATCTGCCCGTCGAGGTTGCCGTAGCGGCGGGAGAAGGTGACGAAGGACAGGTTCGCGGCGTTGAGCATCAGCTCCACGCA contains the following coding sequences:
- the nuoK gene encoding NADH-quinone oxidoreductase subunit NuoK; this translates as MNPANYLYLSALLFTIGAAGVLIRRNAIIVFMCVELMLNAANLSFVTFSRRYGNLDGQIIAFFVMVVAAAEVVVGLAIIVTIFRTRRSASVDDANLLKY